The Mucilaginibacter mallensis genome has a segment encoding these proteins:
- a CDS encoding AraC family transcriptional regulator, with the protein MKPHFLKVDVKPQNSFSIRHDILPTFRGIWHYHPELELHYVIKGEGVRFIGDNISNFSSGEILLLGEKLPHCWRCKEEYFQPDSGLNVEVIVIHFLPDCLGRYLLNLPEAYLLPKLFEKAKNGIIVNGPAKEELKRLMHRAVNANNLDRIIVLLSILKVLAENDDFEHITLSHNEFHQSNESDTIRLNKVCAYTLSNYKKEISLNEIAAIGNLSVTSFCRYFKLMTKKTFSDFLTEIRISHACRFLIEDKLPTEVLCFECGFNNISNFYRHFKKVTNMTPLEYKRRYLKGQAPQVAQSA; encoded by the coding sequence ATGAAACCACATTTTCTCAAAGTTGATGTAAAACCACAAAATTCGTTTAGCATCAGACATGATATTTTACCTACTTTCAGGGGTATATGGCACTACCACCCTGAACTGGAATTACACTATGTTATTAAAGGTGAAGGTGTGCGCTTTATTGGTGATAATATCAGCAACTTTTCTTCCGGAGAAATATTATTGCTAGGAGAAAAACTACCACATTGCTGGCGATGCAAAGAAGAGTATTTTCAGCCTGATTCCGGGCTGAATGTAGAAGTGATAGTTATACACTTCTTACCTGATTGCCTGGGACGCTATTTGCTTAATTTGCCTGAGGCTTATCTATTACCTAAACTGTTCGAAAAAGCCAAAAATGGTATAATCGTTAATGGCCCTGCCAAAGAAGAATTGAAACGCTTAATGCATCGTGCAGTTAATGCCAATAACCTCGACCGCATTATAGTATTACTATCCATACTCAAAGTATTAGCTGAAAATGACGATTTTGAACATATTACACTCTCACACAATGAGTTTCATCAATCAAACGAATCGGATACTATCCGCCTGAATAAGGTTTGTGCTTATACCTTAAGCAACTATAAAAAGGAAATAAGCCTGAATGAAATAGCTGCTATAGGCAATTTAAGTGTTACCTCTTTCTGTAGATATTTTAAATTAATGACTAAAAAAACATTCTCTGATTTTTTAACAGAGATACGCATCAGCCATGCCTGCCGCTTTTTAATTGAAGATAAGCTGCCCACTGAAGTACTTTGTTTTGAGTGTGGATTTAACAATATATCCAACTTTTACCGTCACTTTAAAAAGGTAACGAACATGACGCCGCTTGAATATAAACGACGATATTTAAAAGGGCAGGCGCCGCAAGTGGCCCAAAGCGCTTAA
- a CDS encoding glycoside hydrolase family protein, protein MKLKQIILTTLIGITTLGSVMAQSDINKVPDNVMQQVYDQVKTPYKYGLVVVPGDNSKKVDCPTIFRKSGKWFMTYIVFNGRGYETWLSNSKDLLHWETTGRIMSFSDTTNWDNNQKAGYPALIDTKWGGSYDLQKYDGKYWMSYFGGHDRGYEKGMLSIGIAYTNQDPTVAHEWTRLDHPVLSVLDKDVSWWDNHTQYKETVIWDKSKLTGHQFVMYYNANGDSVDKKHGAERIGMATSDDMLHWTRYGKDPVLNHGPGITGDPDIQKIGNVYVMFYFGAFWKTGLGGVFNRFACSYDLIHWTDWTGEKLIQASEPFDNEFAHKSYVVNWKGVVYHFYCAVDKTQQRGIAVATSKDMGKSEVNFVAPPVKVKK, encoded by the coding sequence ATGAAACTTAAACAAATCATATTAACTACACTTATTGGCATAACCACTTTAGGCAGTGTTATGGCGCAATCCGACATCAATAAAGTGCCTGATAATGTAATGCAACAGGTTTATGACCAGGTAAAAACGCCATACAAATACGGCTTGGTTGTAGTGCCGGGGGATAATTCAAAAAAGGTGGATTGTCCAACTATCTTCCGTAAAAGTGGCAAATGGTTCATGACCTATATTGTTTTTAATGGGCGTGGCTATGAAACCTGGTTGTCTAACAGTAAGGACCTTTTGCACTGGGAAACTACAGGCAGGATAATGTCATTCTCCGATACCACTAATTGGGATAATAACCAAAAAGCAGGCTACCCAGCACTAATTGATACCAAATGGGGTGGAAGCTATGATCTGCAAAAATATGATGGCAAATATTGGATGTCGTACTTCGGCGGTCATGATCGTGGGTATGAAAAGGGGATGCTTTCCATTGGTATAGCTTATACTAATCAGGATCCGACTGTTGCGCATGAATGGACACGTTTAGATCATCCGGTGCTGTCGGTGCTTGATAAGGATGTTTCCTGGTGGGATAATCATACACAATATAAGGAAACTGTAATCTGGGATAAATCGAAGCTAACGGGCCATCAATTTGTGATGTATTACAATGCTAACGGGGATAGCGTCGACAAAAAACACGGTGCTGAGCGAATAGGAATGGCAACATCTGATGATATGCTGCATTGGACACGCTATGGAAAAGATCCTGTATTGAACCACGGCCCCGGCATAACTGGCGATCCGGATATTCAGAAGATCGGTAATGTATATGTGATGTTCTACTTTGGTGCGTTTTGGAAAACCGGTCTGGGTGGGGTTTTTAACCGCTTTGCATGTTCTTATGATTTAATTCACTGGACAGACTGGACGGGAGAAAAACTCATCCAGGCATCCGAACCATTTGACAATGAATTTGCCCATAAATCATATGTGGTGAATTGGAAAGGAGTAGTTTATCATTTCTATTGTGCGGTTGATAAAACGCAGCAGCGTGGCATAGCCGTAGCTACATCAAAAGATATGGGTAAAAGTGAAGTGAATTTTGTAGCACCTCCGGTAAAAGTTAAAAAGTAA
- a CDS encoding SusC/RagA family TonB-linked outer membrane protein, whose amino-acid sequence MRKIYLLLSVLLLLSTVLKAQNRTITGTVTDEKNAPLPGVTVQVKGSTSSTATDADGKYSIKVTNLQSVVIGVKFLGYNYQEKTLREGERNADFKLVPNTSNLDEVVVVGYGTQKKATLTGAVVTISPKDIQDIPSLNLGASLAGQVAGLAVAQDQRPGQPATLTIRNPVVLNSSAGGSTNPLFIIDDIQRSQADFNLLDPNDIESISILKDAEAAIYGVSGGSGAILVRTKKGKIGAPKISFSSQFGSANAVQLPKMLTGPQMATFINDYQQIGEMAPNGVQTGNTIDVNGYVNGNASQKISGWYTPDELAYINNPANNSNFLKQEFHAADVEREAMNISGGTDKATYFVGADYVNQNSNFSGISNYKWGIRANVQAKPAKGLTAGLNVSFDQSYNKEFWYKQKSTTESLNNDVVTLNQALPWQKYFINGNPVYLSSTTFDDINVMLFQNSNNYEDNRQFLTNFLGTLSYEIPGVKGLTANATFNYNINTNFPTQFGTGFNYSQYSGTGANNHIPGGTLLKTIEIDNGNIITFNPSYAKAYQLDASLNYQNSFGKNNITGLVVYEQRETNDNFVNANVAGVVPGGLPNFNFTTGLQQTNQANGSLLGESGAESVIERINYDYNQTYLLQLVGRQDGTTNFASGERWGNFGGVSVGWVASNEKFVKDLAPWVNQLKFRASIGIVGGNSIASANYQYYQQYGIATGSPNGGAVFDEQVRGIGIKSGNLADPNTTWDHRTETDYGVDMQFLKNRLSITGDYFWTHGYDLLTTLSGAVPFLIGNTPPAENYGIVDNFGTEITVGWADHINSDWGYNVKVFYSWSDDKNIREDIAPGLIGTAQDRTGKSDDGGVFGYESLGLIRTQSQADQIIASRAAAAGGAQNVKIFGLTPAPGMINYADLDGNGIIENNDTKDEKYLSHKVGNHNNAGFNFGFSYKSISLNVVSGLSWGGTSSISGTELTSNDNQNASSGGADLQENRAAFWSDHWTPTNTNATYPAPYYYKEWDVVSNFWFVNSFNWNIQQANISWALPTKWIKVVGLASARLFGQCTNVLSLYNPYPDHYRTDQVGIENYPLLRTFTFGLNAGF is encoded by the coding sequence ATGAGAAAAATTTACCTTTTACTTTCAGTACTACTGCTGCTCAGCACTGTACTAAAAGCCCAAAACAGAACCATTACCGGTACTGTTACGGACGAAAAGAATGCGCCGCTGCCTGGCGTAACCGTACAGGTTAAAGGTAGTACATCATCTACCGCTACAGATGCGGATGGCAAGTATTCAATTAAAGTAACCAATTTACAAAGCGTTGTTATTGGTGTTAAGTTTCTTGGATATAACTACCAGGAAAAAACATTAAGGGAGGGCGAAAGGAATGCCGACTTTAAACTGGTGCCAAATACCAGTAATTTGGATGAAGTAGTGGTAGTAGGTTATGGTACACAAAAGAAAGCAACTTTAACAGGAGCTGTAGTGACCATCTCGCCAAAGGATATTCAGGATATCCCCAGCCTTAATCTTGGTGCTTCATTAGCAGGCCAGGTGGCAGGTTTAGCTGTGGCACAAGATCAACGCCCTGGCCAGCCGGCTACACTTACCATCCGTAACCCGGTGGTTTTAAATTCAAGTGCGGGTGGCTCAACAAATCCACTTTTTATTATTGACGATATACAGCGTTCACAGGCCGATTTTAATTTACTCGACCCAAATGACATTGAAAGCATTTCTATATTAAAAGATGCCGAAGCTGCGATCTATGGTGTATCCGGTGGTTCGGGTGCTATTCTGGTACGTACAAAAAAGGGCAAAATAGGTGCTCCTAAAATCAGCTTCAGCTCACAATTTGGTTCTGCAAATGCTGTACAGCTTCCAAAGATGCTCACAGGCCCACAAATGGCAACCTTTATTAACGATTACCAGCAGATTGGCGAAATGGCGCCTAATGGTGTGCAAACCGGTAATACTATTGATGTCAATGGTTATGTGAATGGTAATGCTTCACAAAAAATTTCAGGCTGGTATACTCCCGATGAATTGGCTTACATCAATAATCCAGCAAACAATTCTAATTTTCTTAAACAGGAATTTCATGCAGCAGATGTTGAGCGTGAAGCCATGAATATATCGGGCGGTACAGACAAAGCTACTTATTTTGTTGGCGCTGATTATGTAAACCAAAATTCGAACTTTTCGGGCATTAGTAACTATAAATGGGGGATACGTGCCAATGTTCAGGCGAAGCCGGCTAAAGGCTTAACTGCCGGGTTAAATGTAAGTTTTGACCAATCATACAACAAAGAGTTTTGGTATAAACAAAAGAGTACTACGGAAAGTTTAAATAATGACGTAGTAACGCTGAACCAGGCATTACCATGGCAAAAATATTTTATCAACGGCAATCCGGTGTATTTATCAAGTACAACATTTGATGATATCAACGTAATGCTTTTCCAAAATTCAAACAATTACGAAGATAATCGCCAGTTCCTTACCAACTTTTTAGGAACATTAAGTTATGAAATACCTGGCGTTAAGGGCTTAACAGCAAACGCTACTTTCAATTACAATATCAATACCAACTTCCCAACACAGTTTGGTACCGGGTTTAATTATTCCCAGTATTCAGGTACCGGTGCTAATAATCACATACCCGGCGGTACTCTTCTTAAAACTATTGAAATTGATAACGGAAACATTATTACGTTTAACCCTTCGTATGCTAAAGCTTATCAGTTAGATGCTTCGCTTAACTATCAGAACAGCTTTGGTAAAAACAACATTACCGGACTGGTTGTATATGAGCAAAGGGAGACTAATGACAATTTTGTAAACGCAAACGTAGCCGGAGTTGTTCCGGGCGGATTGCCAAACTTTAACTTTACCACCGGCTTGCAGCAAACTAACCAGGCAAACGGAAGTTTACTTGGCGAGTCAGGGGCTGAATCTGTTATAGAACGCATCAATTATGATTATAATCAAACTTATTTATTGCAATTAGTCGGTCGTCAGGATGGTACTACCAATTTTGCATCCGGTGAGAGATGGGGTAATTTTGGTGGAGTTTCGGTTGGTTGGGTAGCCTCAAACGAAAAATTCGTAAAAGATCTGGCTCCCTGGGTAAATCAGTTAAAATTCAGAGCAAGTATTGGCATAGTGGGTGGTAACTCAATTGCTTCAGCAAACTATCAATATTATCAACAATATGGTATCGCTACAGGCAGCCCTAATGGTGGCGCTGTGTTTGATGAACAAGTACGTGGTATCGGTATAAAATCGGGCAACCTGGCCGATCCGAATACAACCTGGGATCACAGGACTGAAACAGATTATGGCGTTGATATGCAATTTTTAAAGAACCGTTTATCAATTACCGGTGATTATTTCTGGACCCACGGTTATGACCTATTAACTACATTGAGCGGCGCTGTGCCATTTCTAATCGGCAACACACCGCCCGCCGAAAACTATGGTATTGTAGACAACTTCGGTACAGAAATTACTGTGGGATGGGCTGACCATATCAACTCGGATTGGGGCTATAATGTTAAAGTATTTTATAGCTGGAGCGACGATAAAAATATACGTGAAGACATAGCACCTGGTTTAATAGGTACTGCACAGGATCGTACAGGTAAATCAGATGATGGTGGTGTGTTTGGCTATGAAAGCCTTGGCCTTATCAGAACTCAGTCACAGGCTGACCAGATCATAGCGTCAAGAGCAGCCGCAGCAGGTGGTGCTCAAAATGTTAAAATATTTGGTTTAACGCCTGCCCCGGGTATGATAAACTATGCCGACTTAGACGGGAATGGCATAATAGAAAATAACGATACTAAGGACGAAAAATATCTATCGCACAAAGTAGGCAATCACAACAACGCAGGTTTCAACTTCGGCTTTAGTTATAAAAGCATCAGCTTAAATGTAGTAAGCGGCTTAAGCTGGGGCGGAACTTCATCAATATCAGGTACTGAGCTAACATCAAATGACAATCAGAATGCCAGCTCGGGTGGTGCGGATTTGCAGGAAAACAGGGCAGCATTCTGGAGCGATCACTGGACACCTACAAATACTAATGCTACCTATCCTGCCCCTTATTATTACAAAGAATGGGATGTGGTATCTAACTTCTGGTTTGTAAATAGTTTTAACTGGAATATACAGCAAGCCAATATAAGCTGGGCCCTACCTACAAAGTGGATAAAGGTTGTTGGTCTTGCCAGCGCACGGTTATTCGGCCAATGTACAAATGTATTAAGTTTATATAACCCATATCCGGACCATTACAGAACTGATCAGGTTGGTATAGAAAACTATCCATTGCTCAGAACATTTACTTTCGGTCTTAATGCAGGATTTTAA
- the galB gene encoding beta-galactosidase GalB, with product MRLLFICLVLSLFCCNYASAQSVRKTESFDANWKFMLGDDSLAKQPAFNDGKWRTLDLPHDWSIEGSFDEKNPTTQGEGGLPAGIGWYRKTFNVPSSAKDKNVFIDFDGVYRNSEVWINGHYFGKRPNGYISFSYDLTPYLNFGDRDNVIAVKVDNGDQPNSRWYSGSGIYRNVWLTTVNKTCFTKWGTFVTTPQISNNQASVHISTTIRPEGKGLSLKTTIYNEKGEAVTSNFSPLKNSSDTTLASAYNLTIKNPQFWSTDHPYLYKISLQIMQGSRVLDNITVNTGIRSFEFDAQKGFSLNGVHMKIKGVCMHHDLGALGATVNTQAIERQLQILKDMGCNAIRTSHNPPAPEFLDLCDKMGFLVMDEAFDMWAKKKTKHDYHEDWAQWHKRDLEDQILRDRNHPSVFIWSIGNEIREQFDSTGISIARELVRIVKNIDNTRPVTSALSESNPHKNFIYQSGALDLVGLNYHQEVYADFPKNYPGQKFIATETMSALETRGFYDTPTDTTRHWPQSSKVPFKQSNSEFAVTAYDNVAAYWGSTHEETWKVIKKYDFLSGLFIWTGFDYIGEPTPYPWPARSSYFGIADLAGFPKDVYYMYQSEWTNKPVLHLFPHWNWKPGQLVDVWAYYSQADEVELFLNGRSLGVKAKQGDELHINWKVKFEPGTLKIVSRKNGKIVLTQEIHTAGLPAKIELSADRKSINADGQDLSFVTVKVLDASGNIVPDADNLVDFKITGPAQITGTDNGSQISMESFKANHSKAFHGMCLLIAQAKKIGGTAIIYAQAKGLQPASLVLNVK from the coding sequence ATGCGTTTGTTGTTTATTTGTTTGGTATTAAGCTTATTCTGTTGCAACTATGCATCGGCACAATCGGTGCGTAAAACAGAAAGCTTTGATGCGAATTGGAAGTTTATGTTGGGCGATGATAGCCTTGCAAAACAGCCTGCATTTAACGATGGCAAATGGCGCACGCTTGATCTGCCTCACGACTGGAGCATAGAAGGTAGTTTCGACGAAAAAAATCCTACAACACAGGGCGAAGGTGGTTTACCTGCCGGTATTGGCTGGTATCGTAAGACTTTCAACGTGCCATCATCGGCAAAAGATAAGAATGTATTTATTGATTTTGATGGCGTTTACCGTAATTCGGAAGTCTGGATAAACGGTCATTACTTCGGCAAGCGACCCAATGGCTACATTTCATTCAGTTACGATCTTACCCCATACTTAAATTTTGGCGATCGGGATAATGTAATAGCTGTTAAGGTTGACAATGGAGATCAGCCTAATTCACGCTGGTACAGCGGGTCAGGAATATATCGTAATGTGTGGCTTACTACAGTAAATAAAACTTGTTTTACTAAATGGGGTACTTTTGTTACTACTCCGCAGATCTCAAATAATCAGGCATCGGTACATATAAGCACCACTATAAGGCCGGAAGGTAAGGGGCTTAGCTTAAAAACAACCATCTATAATGAGAAGGGAGAAGCAGTAACTTCTAATTTTTCACCGCTTAAAAATTCAAGCGATACAACTTTAGCTTCCGCATATAATTTAACGATTAAAAATCCGCAATTCTGGTCAACCGATCATCCGTATCTGTATAAAATATCGCTGCAAATTATGCAGGGAAGCCGGGTGTTGGACAATATTACCGTTAATACCGGTATCCGTTCTTTTGAGTTTGATGCACAAAAAGGCTTTTCCTTAAATGGTGTTCACATGAAGATCAAAGGTGTTTGTATGCATCATGATCTGGGGGCATTAGGTGCTACTGTTAATACACAGGCGATAGAACGGCAATTACAAATTTTAAAGGATATGGGGTGCAACGCTATCCGTACCTCACATAATCCTCCCGCACCAGAGTTTTTGGACTTATGCGATAAAATGGGCTTTTTAGTGATGGATGAAGCCTTTGATATGTGGGCCAAAAAGAAAACCAAACATGATTATCACGAAGATTGGGCACAATGGCATAAACGGGATCTGGAAGATCAGATCCTGCGTGATCGTAACCACCCATCTGTATTTATTTGGAGTATAGGTAATGAGATTCGTGAGCAATTTGATAGTACAGGTATATCTATAGCCCGGGAACTGGTGAGAATAGTGAAGAATATTGATAATACACGGCCGGTTACCTCAGCGTTGAGCGAATCAAATCCGCATAAAAACTTTATTTATCAATCGGGAGCATTGGACCTGGTAGGGCTTAATTATCACCAGGAAGTATATGCTGATTTTCCGAAGAATTATCCCGGTCAAAAGTTTATAGCTACCGAAACTATGTCGGCATTGGAAACCCGCGGATTTTATGATACGCCAACCGATACTACAAGGCACTGGCCGCAAAGTTCAAAGGTACCCTTTAAACAAAGTAATTCTGAGTTTGCAGTTACTGCTTACGATAATGTAGCGGCTTATTGGGGTTCAACCCACGAGGAAACGTGGAAGGTCATCAAAAAATATGATTTCCTGTCGGGATTATTCATTTGGACTGGCTTTGATTACATTGGAGAGCCAACGCCATATCCCTGGCCTGCACGTAGTTCTTATTTCGGTATTGCTGATTTGGCTGGTTTCCCAAAGGATGTTTACTATATGTACCAAAGCGAGTGGACAAACAAACCTGTTTTGCACCTGTTTCCGCACTGGAACTGGAAGCCCGGGCAATTAGTTGATGTTTGGGCCTATTATAGTCAGGCCGATGAAGTGGAACTGTTTTTAAACGGCAGGTCATTAGGTGTGAAAGCTAAACAGGGCGATGAGTTGCACATAAACTGGAAAGTTAAGTTTGAACCCGGAACATTGAAGATTGTATCCCGAAAAAATGGAAAGATTGTATTAACACAAGAGATACATACAGCTGGCCTGCCTGCAAAAATCGAGCTATCAGCAGATCGCAAATCCATAAATGCCGACGGTCAGGATCTTTCATTTGTAACAGTAAAAGTACTGGATGCCAGTGGTAATATTGTGCCGGATGCTGATAATCTTGTTGATTTTAAGATCACAGGCCCTGCACAAATAACTGGAACTGATAATGGTTCGCAAATAAGCATGGAATCATTCAAGGCGAACCATAGTAAAGCATTCCACGGTATGTGTTTACTGATAGCCCAGGCAAAAAAGATTGGGGGCACAGCTATTATTTACGCGCAGGCTAAGGGTTTACAACCTGCTAGTTTGGTTTTAAATGTTAAATAA
- a CDS encoding DUF3826 domain-containing protein, with protein sequence MRKYLFIVMIAALGMSSVHAQTAPADEQANYTQVITKRAEKIVSALNITDSVKFKRVTDIVVNQYGNLSAIHDSRNEQVKDIKAKYADDKTTANTQIALIDSNVDKQLNTLHASYLTRLGTELTPQQIDEVKNEMTYKILPLTYNAYLDELPALTDPQKLQIKAWLTEAREHAIDAESSEKKHAWFGKYKGRINNYLSAQGYDMKKAGEEWQQRIKEKSAQKG encoded by the coding sequence ATGAGAAAATATCTTTTTATAGTAATGATAGCAGCGCTGGGCATGTCATCAGTACATGCACAAACTGCACCAGCTGATGAGCAGGCAAATTATACACAAGTAATAACCAAGCGGGCCGAAAAAATAGTTTCGGCACTTAATATTACCGACTCTGTAAAATTTAAACGGGTAACAGATATTGTGGTTAACCAATACGGCAACCTGAGCGCTATCCATGATAGCCGCAATGAGCAGGTTAAGGATATAAAAGCAAAATATGCCGATGATAAAACTACTGCCAATACGCAAATAGCACTGATTGATAGTAACGTTGATAAACAGTTAAACACCTTACACGCATCTTATTTAACCAGGCTTGGCACTGAGCTTACACCGCAGCAAATAGACGAGGTTAAGAATGAGATGACCTATAAAATATTACCATTAACCTATAACGCATATCTTGATGAATTACCAGCTTTAACCGATCCGCAAAAGCTTCAGATTAAAGCATGGTTAACCGAAGCGCGTGAACATGCCATAGATGCAGAATCATCAGAGAAAAAGCATGCCTGGTTTGGTAAATATAAAGGCAGGATAAATAATTATTTATCAGCACAGGGCTATGATATGAAGAAAGCAGGTGAAGAATGGCAGCAACGCATAAAAGAAAAATCAGCTCAGAAAGGATAA